The sequence below is a genomic window from Fusobacterium simiae.
TTACATATTCTTTTCAAACCCTCTTTTAAAATTGATTTAGGACAGGCTAAATTTAATCTAATAAAACAATCTGAATTTTGTACAAACATATTTCCACCTTCTAATAAAACACCAGCTTTATTAGCAAAAAACATTGGTAAATCTTCTGTTTTATCAAAATATTCTTCTAAGTTTACCCAAGCTAAATATGTTGCTTCTGATATTTTAAACTTTGCTTTTGGAAGATTTTGATTTAAATATTTTTGTGTAAATTCAAAGTTTTTATCTAAATATTTTTGTAATTCTTTCAACCAATCTTCTCCTTTTTCATAAGCTGCTTGAGCCCCTGCAACACTTAAAGGATTATCAAAATTATAATGTCTTGAAAGCCATATTTCTCTTAATTTATCATCAAGAATTATTACATTTGAAATCATAAGTCCTGCTAGGTTAAATGTTTTACTAGGTGCCATACAAGTAATTATTCTTTCATAATTTGGAAATAATTTTGCCAAAGGTATATGTTGTTTATCACATCTTAATAAGTCACAATGTATTTCATCTGAAATTACCCAAACATTATACTTTTTACAAATTTCTCCTAATTTTTTTAATTCTTCTTCTTTCCAAACTCTTCCAGTTGGGTTGTGTGGATTACATAGTATAAATAGTGTTGTTTTTTCATCTGCTGCTTTTTTTTCAAAATCTTCAAAATCTATTGTATAATATCCATCATTATCTATTAAGTCTGAGCAAATAGGAGTACGATTACTAAAATCTGCTGCATATTTAAAATAAGCATAAGATGGTGTTAGAAATAATACTTTCTCATCTTCTTTGCAAATATATTGAACAAGTTCATA
It includes:
- a CDS encoding MalY/PatB family protein — encoded protein: MYNFDEIIDRRNTNAMNTDGFRSYIFHADENMKFPYKDEEFIRMWVADMEFATPQVIIDGIKERLDKRIFGYTKIFSNDYYNAFSDWCQRRYGWNFEKKHLVMSNGIIPALYELVQYICKEDEKVLFLTPSYAYFKYAADFSNRTPICSDLIDNDGYYTIDFEDFEKKAADEKTTLFILCNPHNPTGRVWKEEELKKLGEICKKYNVWVISDEIHCDLLRCDKQHIPLAKLFPNYERIITCMAPSKTFNLAGLMISNVIILDDKLREIWLSRHYNFDNPLSVAGAQAAYEKGEDWLKELQKYLDKNFEFTQKYLNQNLPKAKFKISEATYLAWVNLEEYFDKTEDLPMFFANKAGVLLEGGNMFVQNSDCFIRLNLACPKSILKEGLKRICKAVNEK